A region of Cucumis melo cultivar AY chromosome 2, USDA_Cmelo_AY_1.0, whole genome shotgun sequence DNA encodes the following proteins:
- the LOC103494305 gene encoding uncharacterized protein LOC103494305, producing the protein MGLISLLNINISQAVMASFSNLLMNQSCFVACSKNGLRKSILHDLHERQGQSPYYDKICRPATELLPLLASGIKGVTSNPKIFERSILSSKAYDEQFRELAKEGKDVESAYWELVTKDIRDTSVILEPIYKETAGLDGYVSVQVSPWLADNTEETVEAAKWLHKKLGRPNVYIKIPATAESIPAIKQVISQGISVNATLIFCISTYEKVIEAYLNGLESSGLSDLSAISSAAAFYISRVDAVVDAELEKIATHQALELRGKAARAQAAIAYKIFREKFSGPRWEALAKRGAKKQRLMWASTNVKNPAYPDTYYVDLLIGPETISTIPEEALGAFMDHGIVSRTLDSNMEEAESVYKGIEKLGIDWKGIGWQLEDQVLDLFKKSYDTVLYSLQHKALIY; encoded by the exons ATGGGTTTGATTTCACTTTTGAACATCAACATCTCTCAGGCTGTGATGGCTTCCTTCAGCAACTTGCTGATGAATCAAAGCTGTTTTGTTGCTTGTTCAAAAAATGGGCTCAGAAAATCCATTCTTCACGACCTACATGAACGGCAAGGCCAGAGCCCTTATTATGATAAAATCTGCCGCCCTGCCACTGAACTTCTTCCCTTGTTAGCATCTGGAATTAAAGGTGTTACTTCCAATCCTAAG ATATTTGAGCGATCCATACTGTCATCCAAAGCTTACGATGAGCAGTTCAG AGAACTAGCAAAAGAAGGAAAAGACGTTGAAAGCGCATACTGGGAACTTGTAACAAAAGACATAAGGGATACGAGTGTGATCTTAGAACCAATCTACAAGGAAACAGCTGGTTTAGATGGCTATGTCTCCGTTCAAGTTTCACCTTGGCTGGCTGATAACACAGAGGAGACAGTTGAGGCAGCTAAATGGCTTCATAAAAAGCTTGGTCGTCCAAATGTGTATATAAAAATCCCCGCAACAGCTGAATCCATACCTGCAATAAAGCAGGTCATTTCCCAAGGAATAAGCGTAAATGCAACT CTGATATTTTGTATATCCACGTACGAAAAGGTAATCGAAGCTTACTTAAATGGCTTGGAATCCTCTGGGTTAAGTGATCTCTCAGCCATTTCTAGCGCTGCTGCTTTCTACATAAGCAGGGTGGACGCTGTTGTTGATGCAGAGCTTGAAAAAATAGCAACCCATCAAGCCCTTGAGCTCAGAGGAAAG GCAGCAAGAGCTCAAGCAGCTATTGCATATAAGATATTCAGGGAGAAGTTCTCGGGCCCAAGATGGGAGGCATTGGCAAAGAGAGGAGCCAAGAAGCAGAGATTGATGTGGGCATCAACTAATGTAAAAAATCCAGCCTACCCAGATACTTATTATGTTGATCTTCTCATTGGACCAGAAACG ATATCAACCATACCAGAAGAAGCTCTAGGGGCATTCATGGACCATGGCATTGTTTCAAGAACTTTGGATTCAAATATGGAGGAGGCTGAGAGTGTTTATAAGGGAATTGAGAAATTGGGTATCGATTGGAAGGGCATTGGATGGCAGCTTGAGGACCAAGTGTTGGACTTGTTCAAGAAAAGTTATGATACTGTTCTATACAGCCTGCAGCACAAGGCACTCATTTATTAG
- the LOC103494304 gene encoding glutamate receptor 2.2-like — protein sequence MMEMRKGSLLSVLFWLMLGFLLIWGKQIEGHREEEVQFNNGNKTSRSRKVNLIHVGAVVDEVSPSIGVAAQKCIKMALTDFYAFHPNYNNKLVLHFRDSHDMVAATSAAVDLVKNEKVHAIIGPESSGEATFMIKLGDKARVPIISFSATSLSISPSHSPFFVRTAQNDSSQVKAITTLVQGFGWHDLVLIYEDTEYGRGLIPFLTDALQESNIRVSFKYAIPASMDPYEISKHLHNMKKRQTRVFLVHVTSPFGSALFPLVEKAGMMTEGYAWLLTNTLSNCLDAMDPLVIKSMEGVLGIRPHFPASEDLENFKRRWKWSAPELNIYGLWAYDTIWALAMAAERIGDVSNLGFLKGRVSDVEGKTDIANLGVSEVGPMLLKEMLNIKFKGLSGDFHLVNGHLQPSAFEIFNVIGTAERLIGCWNPEEGICQNIANKKPNEKYSTSVSKLKKIIWPGDSITAPKGWAVPADGEKFRIGVPKKQGFNEFLDVTRNPQNGELNFTGFCIDVFRAVADALPFPLPYEFELFEDDAGDNSVIYDDLLHQLAEREKNKFDAVVGDITIVASRANLVDFSLPYTDSGVTMLVPIKHNMHRSMWVFLKPLSLDLWLTTIAASIATGIVLLILEQNARRESLQPLELLCLILWFPFSSLVLPERQIVTNTRSRFVLVVWLFLAFVLMQSYTASLSSILMSDQLQPKYFSVNELISKGYYVGYQEGSFTKSMLIEQLKFNESKLKSYANVEEFHKALSKGSQNGGVAAIFDEIPYLKVFLTKYGSDFIMAGPKYRTDGFGFAFPLNSRLVPYVSRAILNVTEGEKMVTIETKYFGAGNQNQDSSNSSSDGPCLEVSSFGGLFIITGIAFLLALIDSQTFIWQKPASVAKTYYRKYVSFKEDSHSDVKDKEMDDMSKSSEVSADADHGCHDGSAGPSKHVTEDH from the exons ATGATGGAGATGAGAAAAGGTTCATTGTTATCAGTACTATTTTGGTTGATGTTGGGTTTTTTGTTGATTTGGGGAAAACAAATTGAAGGCCACCGGGAAGAGGAAGTTCAATTCAATAATGGAAATAAGACGAGTCGTAGTAGAAAAGTGAATTTGATACATGTAGGTGCAGTTGTTGATGAAGTGAGCCCATCCATTGGTGTTGCTGCACAAAAATGCATCAAAATGGCACTCACTGATTTTTATGCATTTCAtccaaattataataataagttGGTTCTTCATTTTAGAGATTCACATGACATGGTTGCTGCGACCTCCGCCG CGGTGGATTTGGTGAAGAACGAGAAAGTACATGCAATAATAGGGCCAGAGAGTTCCGGCGAGGCAACGTTTATGATAAAGCTAGGCGATAAAGCCCGCGTCCCCATCATTTCATTTTCAGCTACAAGTCTCTCTATTTCTCCATCGCACAGCCCCTTCTTTGTTCGAACAGCTCAAAACGATTCTTCTCAGGTCAAAGCCATCACCACCCTCGTCCAAGGATTCGGTTGGCACGACCTCGTTCTCATCTATGAAGACACTGAATACGGCAGAGGCCTCATCCCTTTCCTCACCGATGCACTTCAAGAATCTAACATCCGTGTCTCTTTCAAATATGCCATACCCGCCTCCATGGATCCTTACGAAATCTCCAAACACCTTCATAATATGAAGAAAAGGCAGACAAGAGTTTTCTTGGTGCATGTTACTTCCCCATTTGGGTCTGCTCTGTTTCCGCTTGTGGAAAAAGCTGGAATGATGACTGAAGGCTATGCTTGGCTTCTCACCAATACCCTTTCTAATTGTCTTGACGCTATGGATCCTTTGGTTATCAAATCAATGGAGGGTGTTTTGGGGATACGTCCGCATTTTCCTGCTTCAGAAGATTTGGAGAATTTCAAAAGGAGATGGAAATGGTCGGCGCCTGAGTTAAACATCTATGGCTTGTGGGCTTATGATACTATTTGGGCTTTGGCTATGGCGGCGGAGAGGATTGGGGATGTGAGTAATTTAGGGTTTCTTAAGGGTCGGGTTAGTGATGTAGAAGGGAAAACAGATATTGCGAATTTGGGGGTTTCGGAAGTGGGTCCAATGCTGTTGAAGGAAATGTTGAATATCAAATTTAAGGGTTTAAGTGGGGATTTCCATTTGGTGAATGGGCATTTACAGCCATCGGCTTTCGAAATATTCAATGTGATTGGGACAGCAGAGAGATTGATTGGGTGTTGGAATCCTGAAGAAGGGATTTGTCAAAACATAGCGAATAAGAAACCTAATGAAAAATACTCAACTTCAGTTAGTAAGTTGAAGAAGATCATATGGCCTGGTGACTCCATAACTGCACCAAAAGGATGGGCTGTGCCTGCTGATGGTGAAAAATTTAGAATAGGGGTTCCCAAGAAACAGGGGTTCAATGAGTTCTTGGATGTAACTAGAAACCCTCAAAATGGGGAGCTTAATTTTACTGGGTTTTGTATAGATGTTTTCAGAGCTGTTGCTGATGCTTTGCCTTTCCCACTTCCTTATGAATTTGAACTCTTCGAAGATGATGCCGGGGACAACTCTGTTATATATGATGACCTCCTCCACCAACTCGCCGAGAGGGAGAAG AACAAATTTGATGCGGTCGTAGGAGATATTACCATTGTGGCCAGCCGAGCCAACCTCGTAGATTTCTCATTGCCGTATACTGACTCGGGAGTGACAATGCTCGTCCCGATCAAACACAACATGCATCGTAGTATGTGGGTTTTCTTGAAACCTTTGAGCTTGGATCTATGGCTTACGACCATAGCGGCCTCCATAGCAACAGGAATTGTTCTACTGATCTTAGAGCAGAATGCAAGAAGAGAATCATTGCAACCACTGGAGCTACTTTGTTTAATCCTTTGGTTTCCTTTCTCCTCTTTGGTTCTTCCTGAAA GACAAATAGTGACCAATACACGCTCTAGGTTTGTGCTTGTGGTTTGGTTGTTTCTGGCGTTTGTTCTAATGCAGAGTTACACAGCAAGTTTGTCATCAATCTTGATGTCAGATCAGCTACAGCCTAAGTATTTTAGCGTGAATGAACTTATATCCAAGGGCTACTATGTTGGATATCAAGAGGGTTCCTTTACAAAATCCATGTTGATAGAACAGTTGAAATTTAACGAATCCAAGCTGAAATCTTATGCAAATGTTGAGGAATTCCATAAGGCATTGTCTAAAGGAAGTCAAAACGGTGGTGTTGCAGCAATCTTTGATGAAATTCCTTACCTTAAGGTTTTCCTTACAAAATATGGCTCCGATTTCATTATGGCTGGACCTAAATATCGAACCGATGGATTTGGGTTT GCATTTCCACTAAACTCCCGGTTAGTACCGTATGTTTCAAGAGCAATATTGAATGTGACAGAGGGAGAGAAAATGGTGACAATTGAAACCAAGTACTTTGGAGCTGGAAATCAAAATCAAGACAGCTCAAACTCATCCTCAGATGGTCCATGTTTAGAGGTGTCGAGCTTTGGGGGCCTTTTTATAATCACTGGGATAGCATTCCTGCTGGCTTTGATCGACTCACAAACCTTCATCTGGCAAAAGCCCGCCTCAGTGGCAAAGACATATTACAGGAAATATGTGTCGTTTAAGGAGGATTCACATTCTGATGTGAAGGACAAGGAAATGGACGACATGTCGAAATCGTCTGAGGTTTCAGCTGATGCAGACCATGGCTGtcacgatgggagtgctggtcCCTCAAAACATGTCACCGAAGACCACTAG